The following are from one region of the Ruficoccus sp. ZRK36 genome:
- a CDS encoding sugar phosphate isomerase/epimerase, producing the protein MPFTPGLVSISFRQLDPAGIADLANRAGLKAIEWGADVHVPSGDLARAREVAAITADAGLRTACYGSYYRLSVSEQNGMPFSQVLETAAALEAPSIRVWAGNTPSATITEEARQAVVEDALRCADLAASAGIKLTVEYHGGTLTDCDASAVRFLNEAPHPNLFTLWQPINGETRANNLTALEHVLPRLLNLHVFHWSKPADPIIRHPLAEGRENWSAYLELANTPDVERFCLMEFVLGDDPEQLLTDAATLREWLKGY; encoded by the coding sequence ATGCCCTTCACTCCCGGACTCGTCTCCATCAGCTTTCGCCAACTCGATCCCGCCGGTATCGCCGACCTGGCCAACCGCGCCGGTCTGAAAGCTATAGAATGGGGGGCTGACGTCCATGTGCCATCCGGTGACCTCGCCCGCGCACGCGAAGTGGCGGCCATCACTGCTGATGCAGGCCTGCGGACCGCCTGCTATGGCTCCTACTACCGCCTAAGCGTTTCCGAGCAGAATGGCATGCCCTTCAGTCAGGTCCTGGAGACGGCAGCCGCACTGGAGGCCCCGAGCATTCGCGTCTGGGCGGGGAATACGCCCTCGGCCACCATTACTGAAGAGGCCCGGCAGGCCGTCGTCGAGGATGCCCTGCGCTGCGCCGACCTCGCCGCCTCAGCGGGCATTAAGCTCACGGTCGAGTACCATGGCGGCACGTTAACGGACTGCGACGCCTCCGCTGTGCGCTTCCTCAATGAAGCGCCCCACCCCAACCTCTTTACGCTCTGGCAGCCCATCAATGGCGAGACCCGCGCCAACAACCTGACCGCTCTGGAGCACGTCCTCCCGCGCCTGCTCAACCTCCACGTCTTTCACTGGAGCAAACCCGCCGACCCGATTATTCGTCACCCGCTGGCCGAAGGCCGCGAGAACTGGAGCGCCTACCTTGAGCTGGCTAACACCCCTGACGTCGAGCGCTTCTGCCTGATGGAGTTTGTCCTCGGGGACGACCCCGAGCAGCTCCTCACGGACGCAGCCACCTTACGCGAGTGGCTGAAGGGCTACTAG